The Streptococcus oralis genome segment TCTTCAAAAGTTCCAGTATTTACCCCATCTTCTTTATATTCTTTATTAGGTGTCAAAGGAGAATCAACATTACTATCGGTTAATTGTGAAGTAGAAGAGTCAATCCCAGTAGGTTTATCATAATTATTAGTTGATGAGCTTTCTAAACTATTGGTGGTTGAAGTAGAAAGCTTATTTATAGATATCTGTGAAGTACTTGTAATAACTTCATCAGCAAAAACACTTTGTACCCCCAAGAATGAAACCGCTACCAAAACAGAGCACAATCCAACCTTAAGTTTCCGAATACTAAAAACCTCATTGTGAACAAAATGCTTCATAAAACACCTCCAAATTTTTTATTGTTTTTTTACTATGTATCACTAAATTTTTTTACATCAGACAAAATGACACCGCTGTCATTATCCTTATCATATATTTTCTAAATAAAATTGTCAAGGGATAACACAATAAAATACAACATTTTTTTAAAGCGTAATCATATTTAAAACTTTATATCTGTTCTATAAACCAAAAATATTATTTAGTCTCTTCCAACATTTTTAAATGGACAGAACAATTTCATAGTGAAAATGATAAAATATTTTTTAATAACTCTTAATACTGTTTCACAAAAAATAGACCAATTTCTTGATCTACTTTACTTTATATTAATTTCTAAAAATTTAATTTTGGTCAAAATTTGGTCATGATTTGGTCAAAAAAACAAAAAATACTAAATTATTTTTAAAAATTAACTTGTGATGATTGCCTTAAAATAAACACTTTGCATATTCTTTGCTTTTCTTTGCATTACTTAAAATGCCCCCTGCAGGAATCGAACCTGCAACTACTCCTTAGGAGGGAGTTGTTATATCCATTGAACTAAGGGAGCTAGAGAAAAACTCTGCTAGGTAAGCAGAGTTTTTTAGTCGAATTAACGACGGATTTCTTTGATACGAGCTGCCTTACCTTGAAGTGCACGCAAGTAGTACAATTTCGCACGACGTACTTTACCGTAACGAACAACTTCGATCTTTTCAACACGTGGAGTGTGGATTGGGAAGATACGCTCAACACCTACACCGTTAGAGATTTTACGAACTGTGTAGTTTTCTGAGATGCCAGCACCTTTACGTGCGATAACAACACCTTCAAAAATCTGGATACGTTCACGGTTACCTTCGACAACTTTCGCATGTACACGAACAGTGTCACCAGGACGGAATGATGGGATATCTGTACGAAGTTGACCTTCAGTCAAGCTTTGGATTAATGGATTCATTTTATTCTCCTATCTTTGTCAATCTTGAGGAACCTTCCTCAGCGGATAAACTGTATTTTTGTGCGTCCATTACACACAAGATACAGTTTACCAAATTTCCACATAAAAGTAAAGAAATTTATAGCAGAAGTTTGTGTCTATTCTTTTGAGGTAGTAAAAAAATACATCAAAAACGGAAATATCAAAACAAGGCTAAACAATTTTACTTGCTCAGCCTTGACATCTACTAAAATTTCTGATAGTATTAATCTTACTGATAAACAAGCACCAATTGTTTATCTTTATGAGAGGTACGTTGCTGCGTGCCTCTTTTTAATTATAAGAATATTATACACTATTTCTTCCTGTAAGTCAAGAGTTTAAACCGTTTTGAAGCATACTATCTATTTATTTTTTTCCCTACAAAACGTTGTTTATCTCTCTGCTTTCGCCCCTTCCAAGAAGCATTTACAATCGTTCCTAAACTCCTTGGAGCTTGATTAATCTTTTTTCGTACTTTTGCACTGCTCATTCCTTCTGAGTGGTATTTTTCATATTCATTTCTCCAATTACCAAAAAATAAATCTCGGAGTTCTTGATTGTAAGACAGCAAAATAAGATGGGACATCGCATCGGCATGGTTTAATGACCAATACATCCCTCTATTTTTCATTCGGTAACTGATTTTACGATGCTGACTTTCCATAATTCCTAAACTTGCTGTATCTAGATTCCTCTGTTCAGGAGGTTGTGTATATTTAAAATTTCCAAGGATTCTATTCTTAAAAACCTTAAAAGTATCAATCTTCTTT includes the following:
- the rplS gene encoding 50S ribosomal protein L19, translated to MNPLIQSLTEGQLRTDIPSFRPGDTVRVHAKVVEGNRERIQIFEGVVIARKGAGISENYTVRKISNGVGVERIFPIHTPRVEKIEVVRYGKVRRAKLYYLRALQGKAARIKEIRR